A region of the Rhipicephalus sanguineus isolate Rsan-2018 unplaced genomic scaffold, BIME_Rsan_1.4 Seq652, whole genome shotgun sequence genome:
ACATGCCCAGCTCTCTCTCGTAACTGCCTGCAGCACATACATCTAAGGTTGCCAACATGAACAATTAAACGTTGACCAATTATAACAGGAGGCTTACGTATCATCAGGCACTTATTATCATATTATTTACAGATTGTTGACAGCAGCAAAGCATCATCGGGTCAGCTCGTTTATGTAAGTTtccagaaaaagaaattaaaagaACAGCTTGAATTAAGCAAGCCCAACTCCAAGCTTATACAAGCATGAAAGCATATCACTATCGTTTCTTACTACCTCTTATGCTTGGTTTTTTGCTAGACTGGTGGCTTCTTCCTTAACATCTTTGTTCTGTTCGAATTTCTCCGTACTACTGAAATTTGTTTTTTATAGTTAATTCCATGTAGTGCGCATATGTGCAAATTCACATTGTTGTAGTGTCTGGTATGTGTTGCATTTTGCTCTCAATTACGGCTTGAGTTTTTCTAATTGGAACATCAAGCGTTGATGTTAAAAAGGCATATGTTTTCTGCCATATTTGCATCCCTTATTTAAGAAGAAAGCTTTAGCTAAGTGTTTACACTGCACTGCAGTCATACGCTGGCAATGTCCACACAAACATGCAGTGGGAAGGGTAGTGCACAGAATAATCACAGAAGTATGTAAGTACAGTGCTAATTGAAATGCAACAATTTAGCACTACACTTACTTTTGTTTACACCGTCTGCAGTTCACGTTACATCGGCCTCATTTCCACAATTCAGAACACTCGCATACATTACCCTTAGAAGCAAAATTAGTAGAGACATGACGCAATTACTTCAAGCAACCGtacataccagtcgttatactaaagaaTTTGATGTGACGTTTTAATCCATGAGCACAGTACAATGCGTCTTTAAGTGCATTATAAGACACACAAGTGACACACTGCTAAATCTTTGTAGAGTACTGGCTTGTCCCTCCTTTCAGCCACATTTGTTTGAGCAATATTTACTCCCTCTTTAACGTGTGCACTCAAGCAGTGGCTACAAGCAGTCACAAATGATTGATAAGCTCATGGTGAAATGCATGCGTGCTTCTTTTTTCACTGGACATGGGCAGGAAGAAATGGGTTATGCCGAGGGGAAGCTAGATGGCGCTAGGAAATACTTTCACGCTCCTGATGGTGGCGGAGTGGCTACAACCAAGAAGCGACTCGGTGAGTGGTGGACAAAGGtgcgcgcacattgacatgtcgaAGCTCTCCTCGTTGAACATGTGCATGTACAGTGGTGGTTAGATGTGTGTGTAGCCACTTATGTGTACGtgctatcgttttctttttttctttctttttttaagtccttaggccagggcatcggttgatgcccgcccgttacaaagggtgaggCCATAAATCCAAATCCAAAACTCCAAAGCAGCTAGGTGAAATAGCTATGCGACATGCCAACCAGCTGCACTGCCGTGATATCAACGAGAGCCTTTATATATTTAACCGATAGCAATCAGTGCGCCTCGTTTATAATGTTTTTCAAGCGCGCTGTAAACTCCACACACCCGGCTGTCCCGGTGTCGGCAGCGAAGAGGCCACCCCGAATGGGGCCGGGGTGCAACTCGATCTCAGTCGAACCAATCACGGCGTTCACCAGGCGGCCTCCACAGATGTCCCTCACCAAGTTCATGCCCGTCAAATGCTGCGGCCTGTAATCGCACACCGAAGAATGCAATTATGACAGCGCTGAAAATTCAAACTGCCGCGATTACCTCAGGCCTGGGTTGCTCCTTCCCGCTCGAATGTTCGTTACCCGCACCGGCTTTCGGAATAGCGCGCTGAACGCGACGGCCATCCGCAGTACCTGTCCTCCCTTAGAAAAAGAAGAACGCCATCCGGGTCTAATTACgtacgtcaaaaaaaaaaggtgtaagtGCAAGGAACAAGAACCCTCTGTTCCCCTACTTGTGAAACCGAAACTCT
Encoded here:
- the LOC119377994 gene encoding RNA 3'-terminal phosphate cyclase isoform X2, coding for MSGEASGRLFTIDGSVMEGGGQVLRMAVAFSALFRKPVRVTNIRAGRSNPGLRPQHLTGMNLVRDICGGRLVNAVIGSTEIELHPGPIRGGLFAADTGTAGSLPAVRARESGQQLPSEIIP
- the LOC119377994 gene encoding RNA 3'-terminal phosphate cyclase isoform X1, which translates into the protein MSGEASGRLFTIDGSVMEGGGQVLRMAVAFSALFRKPVRVTNIRAGRSNPGLRPQHLTGMNLVRDICGGRLVNAVIGSTEIELHPGPIRGGLFAADTGTAGRLSSLPAVRARESGQQLPSEIIP